DNA from Podarcis muralis chromosome 13, rPodMur119.hap1.1, whole genome shotgun sequence:
tttccccttccttctctgctAATATCCCTTCCTCGTCTACTCTAGTTATCTGTCTTTCTTCATTCATTCGTATTTTCAATTCCACCTTTTCCTTTCAGTTACAAAAACCTTGTGGCAGCGaggtcattgttttgttttgttcttgttcttgtttataTGATGTGTTTTTATTTGACATTTTTACGCTGAGAACACCCCGAGATATttagatgaagggcaatatacaaattaaaCAAATAGATACATACATACTTGGAATTAATTCATAAATTGCTTAAACAAGTGTTTCTTGAATAAACAGGAATCTGCTGCTAACCAATACGTACGTACATTTTCTTTTAGCTCACATATGGATCATTTCCCCCAGACAAAAATTATGGAAGCCAAGTACCTTCATTTTACCGCATGGTGCCCAATGAAGCCCATCAGTATATGGGGATTATCAGTTTGCTTAAGCATTTCAGATGGACGTGGGTCGGGCTCTTCACTGTCGATGATAATAGTGGAGAACATTTCTTGCAGACTCTGGAGCCATCACTTTCCCATAATGGAATCTGTTTAGCCTTCACACAAAGAATCAAACAAACAGCCCGTTTTGATAACTGGGATGAATTTCGTTATATAGTCTTAAATATTTATGTTCATTTAACAGATGACAAAGCCAATGTTTTTATGATGTATGGAGAATCTATGATAATTATATGGCTCAGAAGTATTATATTTCTAAGAGATCCTGAAAATAGGGAAATCTCATCATTTAAAAAAGTGTGGATTGTAACAACTCAGATTGATTTCATATTAACAGGTTTTCAAAGGAGTTGGGGTCTTCAGATCTTCCAAGGTGCTATTTCCTTCACAATTCATTCACAAAATCTCCCACAGTTCCAACGATTTCTTCAGGGAATAAAACTTCACTGGACACAGGGAGATGGCTTTTTCAAGgacttctgggagcaagcatttgattGTACATTTCCAAATCCCAGTGTGCCAACAGAGGTCAATGACATGTGTACTGGAGAAGAGAGCTTGCAGAGTCTTCCAGGGTCTCTATTTGAActgagcatgactggccacagctacagcatctacaagGCTGTTTATGTTGTGGCTCATGTTTTGCAAGGCATATACTTGACTAGTTTCAAGAAAAGAGCTATGGGAAACAGTGGAATATTAAAATTTCAGGATCtacagccttggcaggtaatgcaTTGCAATTGAAGAGTAGCAAAATATAGGACAATTTCAATGAACAGATTAGTAAAAAGTTAAAGGTTGATCACAATTGCCAGAAACAAGTAGCCGCTGAAATGCTATTGCATCTCTAATTCACTGAAAAATATTTAATATCAAACAACTGATTCATGCTTCGTCTTTGTTAGATGATGCTACATAAGTATAGGTAAATAATATTCCAAAAGAATGGTGGCAGAAAATCATGGCATTTTATCAAAAAACTCTGTTGTGTTATTTTCCTTTCATGTATTTCGTCTCTTTCCTTAGCTGCACCATTTTTTGCATGACATTTCATTTAACAACTCAGCTGGAGAAACAGTATCATTTACTGATAAGAGAGAAATGCGAGGTGGATTTGACATTATGAACATGGTCGCATTCCCAAATAAGTCCTTCATTCAATTGAAAATAGGATGTGTGAATCCCTATGCTCTTGATGGAAAGGAATTCATCATTAATGAGGACATGATTATGTGGCACAAAGGTTTCAAACAGGTCTGGCATCTGGGGTAATCATTCTTCAGATGGGTCATTCAGGTGTCTCAACATAACCATCACTGATTTCTTTCATAAACGCATGGAAATAATTTTGGTACCAGCTGGATGCAATTATGAACTTCCCAAACAAAACTGatcttttattttaataatgtttacTATGCCACATTTATACATGGCAATGCTTACATTATATAGATAAAAAAACTGAGGCAAAAATAGGTGATATCCATTTTAAATGGTAAGTGGGCATAGAACTTTTAAAGGGCACATTTTAATATCTAGGTAGTGGTGTAACTTTCCATTGGTTTGACTTCATTGTCTATCATTTGCCGGCAGCCCCCTATCCTTCTTCTTCACCATATGCAATTTTAGGTAAAGTGATCACCATTGTTTAGGCCAAGTAGGTTTTTCTCTCCTATGATTGTCTTGATGgtttgggtgggggagggatttTCCAACTTCATTGGAAACCGTATAAGCAATAATGGGCAGGTGCAGTTAGTGGAGGCAGTCTGCTAAGTGCTTGTTGGATGAATTCTAGTTCCAGAGACTTTTCCGAAGACTCTGTGACCTGTGAGGATGAGTTTTACATTAACTCATGTCATTGGCTTGCTGGTGCTGGCCTCAAAGGGTGTGTGAATCATTAATtgtggttgtttagtcatttagtcgtatctgactcttcgtgaccccatggaccggaggatgccaggcactcctgttttccactgcctcccgcagattggtcatgttggtagcttcgaaaatACTATCCgaacatcttgtcctctgtccccttttccttgtgccctccatctttcccaacatcagggtcttttccagggagtcttctcttctcataaggtagagaagtattggaccctcagcttcaggatctctccttccagtgagcactcagggctgattcccttacaAATGGATAGGTTAgttcttcttacagtccatgagactctcaagagtctcttccagcaccataattcaaaagcatcaattctttggtgaccagccttcttagggtccagctctcacttccatacatcactactgggaaaaccatagctttaacgatacggacatttgttggcaaggtgttgtctctgctttttaagatgctgcctaggtttgtcattgcttttctcccaagaagcagaagtCTTTCAATTTCCTGAATCATGAATACCTCACCTTATCATGACAGGCTTAGGAgcttattaaagttttaaatatTTCCTACACATGGTCTTTTCTCTATGCAATTTTCTCTGTGTCAAAACTCTTCCTGGGTGTTATGGATATACAGTTAGAAAATGACTATGGAACTTTGCTATAATATAGGATTATTGCTGCAAACGTTTATATGGACAAAGATGGAAGGATCCATTATTCTAACAATGGAATAACTGTTAAAACTAATGGACCTAGCtgagatggcaaaattgacatgttTATTCAGAGAAAAGTCATTCTTAACATTTGTTAAAGACTGGAAACCTCTCTTGGACATTTCgcgtgaaaaagaaaaagaaataataacagTTTGATTTGAGGACTGAAGCTAATGGTTGTGTGGCTTTCTGGGTGTTATATTGGAGGGGATAAAGTGAATATTGCTTATTTATAGCAGACAGAGGAAGAACCAGAAGTCACTTACattctgaattttatttctctctttcgtTTCACCTCCTTTCtatttctttgtttctctctttctctttctttatccctttcttcctcccacatctctttatgtttttattgtgttcaGATcaaagtcttgttgttgtttagtcgtttagtcgtgtctgactcttcgtgaccccatggaccagagcacgccaggcacctctgtcctccactacctcccgcagtttggtcaaactcatgctggtaacctcgaaaacactatccaaccatctcgtcctctgtcgtccccttctccttgtgccctccatctttcccagcatcagtgtcttctgttTGGACTTCTGACAAAGTCTTATTTTGgccaaaaaaaaagagggaaaatatttgatattaagttttgtatttttatctataAACCCTCataaagtttatttaaaaaaccctctcCAAAAAAAAATAAGATAATTTCCTGTTGGCAGGTGGTGCCTGTTTCTGTGTGCAATGACTACTGCCACCCCGGTAAtcggaagaaaaggaaggaagggaagaaattTTGCTGCTACGATTGTGTTctatgtccagaagggaagatttcaagcCAGAATGGTAAATGACATTTTTCACCGTACAAGACTAGTAATGATTAATGAGTCATATTGACTTAAAAGAACTTACATACTATGTTGTGCATGTAGCCAATATTCTCCTTCAAGTGGCATGAACATTTTTTCTGATGCCTTCCAGTAACTTCTTATAAAAACTTTCAAAAATGaatattaattaaaatgttttaaaaaatgctacaaTATGTTCAGCTCAAAAGGTAATTCAGATAATATTACATGACCACCAATTTCCTTAATTTCAGAAGATTGAGATAAACAGGTGCAGAGGCTGGGAACAAGATTGAGGGAAATGGTGGAGGTTGCCCTCCCTTCTCCTGAAGCTTCCAATGGAGaggaaggcagtacagtggtacctcaggttacagacacttcaggttacagatgcttcaggttacagactcgactaacccagaaatagtacctcgaattaagaactttgcctcaggatgagaacagaaatcgtgcagtggtggcgcagcagcagcaggaagccccattagctaaagttaagaacagttccaggttaagaatggacctccagaacgaattaagttcttaacccgaggtaccactgtattgaataacACTTGTTGGTTTAggaaagtcacagctcagagagagaTGAACAGAAGACTTGGGAGCTGCTGGGAGAAGAGCCAGGTgagacagagcagccagctgacggGTCATCACTGGAGAGCATTTCTGCCCCTCTTCTCCAAGAACTCAGCGTTCATTGAGTGTGcaagagcaaaggactcagagacagctcctggcagccaccatcaggggaagtgctgttgctaggaagggaggCAGGAGGAGCTCATTTGGAGAAAAACCATTAATCGGGAGCCAGACTGATTCCTTTGTCTCATGCTGTGATGATTTAACAAACTCATTAATAAGAACTCTTTCTTGTTTTTTCTCTGCTCCTTGTGGCCACCGGGGGAGGGAAAGAATTACCCGGATTCTGACAAGAGGAATGATAACTTAGATGTAAGAGGCAAAGAACACACATGAATTGCAACTGGAGTTTGACTTTATGCTATTTTTTCAGATATAGACAACTGCTTCAGATGCCCAGAAGATCAGTatgcaaacaagaacaaaaatggaTGCATTCCCAAGTTAATAACCTTTCTTTCCTATAAGGAACCTTTAGGGATTGGCTTAACATCAGTTGTTGTTCTTTGTTCCCTAATTACAATTTTGGTGCTGGGAACTTTTATTAAACACAaagacactcccattgtcaaagccaacaacagggatCTCACCTATGCTCTCCTCATTGCCCTCCTACTCTGCTTCTTGTCATCCTTTCTATTCATTGGTTACCCTGGCAAAATGACCTGCCTTTTTCGACAACCCACTTTCGGCATCATCTTCTccatggctgtttcttgtgtgttggccaaaaccatcactgtagttgcagctttcatggccaccaagcctgGGTCCActatgaggaagtgggtgggaaaAAGACTGAGCAACTGCATTGTCCTTTCTGGCTCACTCATTCAAGTGAGTATTTGTACTGGGTGGTTGAtgacctctcccccattccctgatGTAGACATGCTCTCAGTAACAGAGGAAACCATTTTGCAGTGCAATGAAGGGTCAGTgatcatgttttattgtgtcctgggctacatgggcctcctGGCCATTGCCAGCTTCATTGTGGCATTTGCAGCTCGCAAATTaccagacagtttcaatgaagccaagttcattaccttcagcatgttgctgttttgcagtgtttggctttcttttgttccaacctatttgagcaccaaagggaaatccatggtggtggtggagatcttctccatcttgtcctCCAGTGCTGGATTGTTTGGATGCATCTTTGCccccaaatgctacatcattgtgctGAAGCCTGAGCTGAACAGCAGGGAGCAACTGATAAGGAGAAAGATGTAaatttttctctttaaaattgcATCTTAGTTCTTTGTTCTATTGTACTCTTAGGTATTAAGGAGTTTAGTATAAAGTTGTTACGGTAAGTACCTCTGGTCTCTAACTCTTTTGTGGGAGAAGTACATCACGTACTATAAAGTTCAGATTTGtgaaattaaagtggattaaatgtTATGTCAACCTAGCACAGGGATAGGGGACCTCTGGCTGGTGGGCCAAATTTCATCTAGGAATGATTCCAATTGCCAGACCATTCCTGACAATCCACACTCATCTATCCCTCATCTGACTATACAATTGACAGTAAGTGTATCACAGGTACCAATTATTTCAGAGGAACAATTCGGAGCTTAAAGTGAGTTCCTGATTGTGCATTTGCCATAAGAAGCAGCAACTGCTAGAAAGATGCATGCAAAGACTCAGTTTTGCAGTGGAAGACACTATCTGCTCCAAGAGGATGCATCTGTGGAAATGTGCCTTCAAATAGACTCATTGCCTGGCATTGCAACACCAAGTGATTAAAAggtatggccctccagatgctgagaaactacaactccctttaTCCCAAGCAGGTTTGGCTAGTGGATAGGGGTGATGAGAGTGATAGCTCAGCAAAATTTGGAAGGCCAAATGTTCACTACCACCTGCTTTATACAACTAATAAATGATATTTAGATGAAAACACTTGCATTTATTTTAACATTATtgtttaatttattattcagTGTTCTATGTCACAACCTCCAGTTTATTGCTAATAAAGTGACAGTTTATGTCTCATGAGATTCATTTCCAGGTGTGCTGGCAATAtgtgtaactttttttttaaaaaaaagttattgatAACATTGATAAATGTTATCCTATTTTCCTGTCAGCCACAATCTCAGTTTGCATTAAAGGAGCTTgtactagatgactcttgaggtctctcccaactctagaattctatgatgcccaagaatggaaggcaGCTTCTCCATTTCCTGCTTTTAAAGGGATCCGATTCAAACAAATGGAGACCGGGTGTTTCCTCCTCAAAACATATTATCCATAGCAAGTCATATTGGTTTGTTGGTTGACCAGCAAAGTGGTCAAACTTGTGGTTTCATCTATAGGTCCCCTCCggccaccttcccacagctgaactgccaaacacattttaatttcCACTGTGGGGAATTAGGAAGGATATACATTTTAAATGATGGATGCAGATTTAGTTTACAGATTAAAAAGATTTactattcattcatatatatttataccccactcttcctCCAAGAGCAGCAAATAAGCAAGAACAACATCTTGAAAACACTTCTGGGCAATTGTAAACTAATTCTATCAATTTAGAAATGCCGCACATAGAGAAACCGCTTTGTGGCATCTTGAGGGTTTCAAGTGAGGAACAAACTGCACATTACACATCAATACAAAATCCTTGAaaccttttttattgttttaaatagcTCGGTGAGAGATGGGTGGACATTTGGATTGGGAACATGCTGCACAGAAAACGAGTAAACTTTTTGTCAGCCCATGATGAAGATGCTAGTATATTGGGTCAATTTCCCATtcagatatattattattattatttattttatttctataccgccctatacctaaaggtatcagggtggttcacattaaGAATCACTTACATAACATCAAAACAGAAAGAAGTTTTACTTCCCCACCCCCTGtgaaaagagccagcattttaaaaagggtatagaatgtcaggtcaggcaaaggcctggttgaagaggaatgtttttgcctgatgcctaaagatgTAGAGTAAAGGTGCAAGGtgaatttccctggggagagcattccacagatggggaaccaccacagaTAAGGctccttcttgtgttgccaccctcctgacctattgaggaggaggcacatgaagaagggcctcagaggatgatctcagggcccgggcaggttcatatggggagaggcagtccttaaggtattgtggtcctgagctgtttaaggctttataggtcacttTGAatggggcccagaaactaatcggtagccagtgcagttggagcaggatcagtgtaatatggtcGAACCGTCTAGTTCCGGTGATCAACCTGGCCGCTGAGTTCTGCACTAGTTGTAGTTTCCATCTTCAGATGGAAATGTGTGGAAATGTGTCTTCAAATAGACTCATTGCCTGGCATTGCGACACCAAGTGATTGAAAggtatggccctccagatgctgagaaactacaactccctttaTCCCAAGCAGGTATGGCTAGTggataggggtgatgggagttataggttAGCAAAATTTGGAAGGCCAAATGTTCTCCACCACCTGCTTTATATAACAAATAAATGATATTTAGATGAAAACACTTGCATTTATTTTGACATCATTGTTTAATTTATAGTTCAGTGTTCTATGTCACACCCTCCAGTTTATTGTTAATAAAGTTTTGACAGTTTTTGATAACATTGATAAAGGTTATCCTTTTTTCCTGTCAGCCACAATCTCAGTTTGCATTAAAGTAGATTGTACTAGATGACTTGTTCTAGATGACTTTTgaggtctctcccaactctagaattctatgatgccCTTAAGGTATTGTGGTACTGAGTTgtttaaggcttcataggtcaatTGAATTGGGACCAGAACATATCAGTAgacagtgcagttggaccaggatcggtggaATACGCTCAAACCATTTAGTTCCAGTGAGCAACCCGGCTGCTGAGTTCTGCACCAGTTGAGGTTTCCAAATCATCTTCAGAGGCAACCCTGCATATAACACattataacacattgcagtaatctaattttgagattaccagagcatagacgacAGTAGTTGGGtgatccctgtccagatagggtcgTAGCTGGGCTACCAGCCGAAGCTCGTGGAAGGCACTCTTTGCCATTGAGGCCACCtgggcctcaagtgacagcaagggATCCAGGAATATCaccaagctacgaacctgctccttcagaagaaGTACATCCCCATCAAGAGCAGCCAATCTCCCACACATCTGGTCTGAGTAATAACACTTTAGGAATCAGCCCCTGCCTACATGGTCTGTGGTCGGAAATGATGGAAGCTGTATTCCAGCAGCACCTGGAAccccacaggttctccattcttGGAGCTTTACATTTATTTGATAAAACTGCAGTTGACCAGCCTCCTTTCATTTCAGGATCATCTACTACTTCTCGGAGTCATCAAAGCCGAAAGTTTCAGTCTTACTTTTCTTTTGGTGTTTGCTCACCATGGAAAATTGTATTTGTCACTTTTTCTCTCCCTAAGGAGCAGATGATGGAAAGTGGGGGCAGTTCAGCATGTTTGTTAGCAAAACTGCTACTTACAGCCAAAGCAATGAAAAAGTAACTATCTCACCCAACAATTATCCAAATCACTATACTTTGTTCACTTCTCTGAACCTTTCGAGGCTTCCTAGAACTCAAGAAATCAGTCAATAAGCAAACCACAAAGTGGTTATAAAGAAACCGCATACTAATGGGAGCAGGAAACAGGAATAATGCTCATgtgtcacagacacacacacacacacacacacacacacacacaaactattgATCAGATTTAGCATCACAATGTTGGCAATCTTGGCTAATAAGGTACACAGCTGTAACCCTTTGATTCTCAAAAGCTGGTTGTAAACCATTCTTC
Protein-coding regions in this window:
- the LOC114583576 gene encoding vomeronasal type-2 receptor 26-like → MNYPFPAPHQWYQPGGFIIGGIASQIFYVFYEVFFKEHPSQNMFDVPYVVTKFYQHILALAFAVKEINENPKFCPNITLGFHIYDSYYDARMTYRTTLDLLFKSHRFVPNYKCDTQKNLIAIIGGLSADTSFHMADTLGLYKIPQLTYGSFPPDKNYGSQVPSFYRMVPNEAHQYMGIISLLKHFRWTWVGLFTVDDNSGEHFLQTLEPSLSHNGICLAFTQRIKQTARFDNWDEFRYIVLNIYVHLTDDKANVFMMYGESMIIIWLRSIIFLRDPENREISSFKKVWIVTTQIDFILTGFQRSWGLQIFQGAISFTIHSQNLPQFQRFLQGIKLHWTQGDGFFKDFWEQAFDCTFPNPSVPTEVNDMCTGEESLQSLPGSLFELSMTGHSYSIYKAVYVVAHVLQGIYLTSFKKRAMGNSGILKFQDLQPWQLHHFLHDISFNNSAGETVSFTDKREMRGGFDIMNMVAFPNKSFIQLKIGCVNPYALDGKEFIINEDMIMWHKGFKQVVPVSVCNDYCHPGNRKKRKEGKKFCCYDCVLCPEGKISSQNDIDNCFRCPEDQYANKNKNGCIPKLITFLSYKEPLGIGLTSVVVLCSLITILVLGTFIKHKDTPIVKANNRDLTYALLIALLLCFLSSFLFIGYPGKMTCLFRQPTFGIIFSMAVSCVLAKTITVVAAFMATKPGSTMRKWVGKRLSNCIVLSGSLIQVSICTGWLMTSPPFPDVDMLSVTEETILQCNEGSVIMFYCVLGYMGLLAIASFIVAFAARKLPDSFNEAKFITFSMLLFCSVWLSFVPTYLSTKGKSMVVVEIFSILSSSAGLFGCIFAPKCYIIVLKPELNSREQLIRRKM